Proteins encoded within one genomic window of Cellulomonas flavigena DSM 20109:
- a CDS encoding DUF881 domain-containing protein, with the protein MSRRHAVPAPPRAADESMTLINEVYRRPLDPEYQEVADRRAAGTLPRRSGRAGAVLLVLAVLLGAFATSAAVALRRPTPAVLEARALLEAEIREKSALAEELGRVNAEAAAQIARLQGEAASTDDPELFAQLQRDAVAAGVVPVTGPGLRIVLTDGDPSSGGGVPADGSELVQDNDLQVLVNGLWAAGAEAIAVNDQRLTSTTAIRSAGAAVLVDSTALSNPYTVEAIGDAATMQTRLARLSAGQHMAHLAQFGIEVHVSAQRELRLSGRGQPTLRSARVVGEDLQAAGPAALGTSSPDVAVSGRPDGEETR; encoded by the coding sequence GTGAGCAGGCGGCACGCGGTGCCCGCCCCGCCGCGGGCGGCCGACGAGTCGATGACCCTCATCAACGAGGTCTACCGACGCCCGCTCGACCCGGAGTACCAGGAGGTCGCCGACCGGCGAGCCGCCGGGACGCTGCCGCGTCGTTCCGGCCGCGCGGGCGCGGTGCTGCTGGTGCTCGCCGTGCTGCTCGGCGCGTTCGCGACGTCCGCGGCGGTCGCGCTGCGGCGGCCCACGCCGGCGGTCCTCGAGGCGCGGGCCCTCCTCGAGGCGGAGATCCGCGAGAAGTCCGCCCTCGCCGAGGAGCTCGGCCGCGTCAACGCCGAGGCGGCGGCCCAGATCGCGCGGCTCCAGGGCGAGGCGGCCTCGACGGACGACCCCGAGCTGTTCGCCCAGCTGCAGCGGGACGCCGTCGCCGCCGGCGTGGTCCCCGTCACGGGCCCGGGTCTGCGGATCGTGCTCACGGACGGCGACCCGTCGTCCGGAGGCGGCGTCCCCGCCGACGGCAGCGAGCTCGTCCAGGACAACGACCTGCAGGTGCTGGTCAACGGTCTGTGGGCGGCAGGGGCCGAGGCGATCGCGGTCAACGACCAGCGTCTGACGTCGACCACGGCCATCCGCAGCGCCGGCGCCGCCGTCCTCGTCGACAGCACGGCCCTGAGCAACCCGTACACGGTCGAGGCGATCGGCGACGCCGCCACCATGCAGACACGGCTCGCGCGGCTCTCCGCGGGGCAGCACATGGCCCACCTCGCACAGTTCGGCATCGAGGTGCACGTCTCGGCGCAGCGCGAGCTGCGCCTGTCCGGGCGGGGGCAGCCGACGCTGCGCTCGGCGCGGGTCGTCGGCGAGGATCTCCAGGCCGCGGGGCCCGCTGCCCTTGGGACGTCGTCACCGGATGTGGCAGTGTCGGGGCGACCCGACGGAGAGGAGACCCGGTGA
- a CDS encoding MerR family transcriptional regulator, whose translation MISNESADSSGTIPQHAQGLLFDDDLPDLDVTTGYRGPTACRAAGITYRQLDYWARTGLVEPSVRPATGSGTQRLYSFRDILVLKVVKRLLDTGVSLQQIRAAVGHLRERGVDDLAQITLMSDGASVYECTSPDEVIDLVQGGQGVFGIAVGRVWREVEGTLAELPRERPDDEATPAPAVQDELALRRQARTAG comes from the coding sequence GTGATCAGCAACGAGAGTGCCGACAGCTCCGGCACGATCCCGCAGCACGCGCAGGGCCTGCTGTTCGACGACGACCTGCCCGACCTCGACGTCACCACCGGCTACCGCGGTCCCACCGCGTGCCGTGCGGCCGGCATCACGTACCGGCAGCTCGACTACTGGGCGCGCACCGGTCTGGTCGAGCCGTCGGTGCGACCGGCGACCGGCTCCGGCACGCAGCGGCTCTACTCGTTCCGCGACATCCTCGTCCTCAAGGTGGTCAAGCGGCTCCTGGACACCGGCGTCTCGCTGCAGCAGATCCGCGCGGCCGTCGGCCACCTGCGCGAGCGTGGCGTCGACGACCTCGCCCAGATCACGCTGATGTCCGACGGCGCGAGCGTCTACGAGTGCACGTCGCCCGACGAGGTCATCGACCTGGTGCAGGGCGGTCAGGGCGTGTTCGGGATCGCCGTGGGCCGCGTGTGGCGCGAGGTCGAGGGCACCCTCGCCGAGCTGCCGCGGGAGCGTCCGGACGACGAGGCGACGCCCGCACCGGCCGTCCAGGACGAGCTCGCGCTGCGGCGCCAGGCGCGTACCGCCGGCTGA
- a CDS encoding aldo/keto reductase encodes MTYRRLGDSGLTVSTAGLGCNTFGATLAPEGVADVVAAALDVGVTLFDTADVYGGEPGRSEELLGAALRGRRDDVVIATKFGMDVRGLNGDDWGARGSRRYVRRAIDGSLRRLGTDHVDLYQLHAPDPGTPIEETLAALHELVVEGKVRYIGSSNLSAWQVVDADWVARTAGTTPFVSAQNRYNLLDRSVESALVPAAEHVGVGILPYVPLASGLLTGKYRRGEQAPEGSRLTRMPQRLAAADFDRIEALQSLAARWGVDLATVALGGLAAQPAVASIISGARTPAQVRANAAAALWEPTLEQLAAIDEASPGPV; translated from the coding sequence ATGACGTACCGTCGGCTGGGTGACAGCGGTCTGACCGTCTCCACGGCGGGCCTCGGGTGCAACACGTTCGGTGCGACGCTGGCGCCCGAGGGCGTCGCCGACGTCGTCGCAGCGGCGCTGGACGTCGGCGTGACGCTGTTCGACACCGCCGACGTGTACGGGGGAGAGCCGGGCCGCAGCGAGGAGCTGCTGGGCGCCGCGCTGCGCGGGCGCCGCGACGACGTGGTGATCGCCACGAAGTTCGGCATGGACGTCCGGGGTCTGAACGGCGACGACTGGGGCGCCCGGGGCTCTCGCCGGTACGTGCGACGTGCGATCGACGGCTCGCTGCGCAGGCTCGGCACGGACCACGTCGACCTGTACCAGCTGCACGCCCCGGACCCCGGCACACCGATCGAGGAGACGCTCGCCGCGCTGCACGAGCTCGTCGTCGAGGGCAAGGTCCGCTACATCGGCTCGTCCAACCTCAGCGCCTGGCAGGTCGTCGACGCGGACTGGGTGGCACGCACCGCCGGCACCACGCCGTTCGTCTCCGCGCAGAACCGGTACAACCTTCTCGACCGCTCGGTCGAGAGTGCTCTGGTCCCCGCCGCGGAGCATGTGGGCGTCGGCATCCTGCCGTACGTGCCGCTCGCGTCCGGCCTGCTCACCGGCAAGTACCGCCGTGGCGAGCAGGCGCCCGAGGGTTCCCGGCTGACGCGGATGCCCCAGCGCCTGGCCGCCGCCGACTTCGACCGCATCGAGGCTCTGCAGTCGCTTGCCGCCAGGTGGGGAGTGGATCTGGCGACCGTCGCGCTCGGGGGACTCGCGGCCCAGCCGGCGGTCGCGTCGATCATCTCCGGGGCCCGTACGCCCGCGCAGGTCCGCGCGAACGCGGCCGCCGCGCTGTGGGAGCCGACGCTCGAGCAGCTCGCGGCCATCGACGAGGCGTCGCCGGGACCGGTCTGA
- a CDS encoding FHA domain-containing protein: MSDERQAPDGVLPAYRGDGPDTTISFGSLEPVDPEAPPVGLTSDEAAAVHALPPTSALLLMQRGPSSGARFLLDADRTTAGRSTSADIFLDDVTVSRKHAEFVREGRQFVVRDIGSLNGTYVNRTRIDAVVLRTGDEVQIGKYRMTFHPSPHRDPS; the protein is encoded by the coding sequence ATGAGCGACGAGCGACAGGCGCCGGACGGCGTCCTGCCCGCCTACCGGGGGGACGGCCCGGACACCACGATCAGCTTCGGTTCGCTGGAGCCGGTCGACCCCGAGGCGCCTCCGGTCGGTCTGACGAGCGACGAGGCCGCCGCCGTCCACGCGCTGCCGCCCACGTCCGCGCTCCTGCTCATGCAGCGGGGGCCGAGCTCGGGCGCCCGGTTCCTGCTCGACGCCGACCGCACGACGGCCGGCCGCAGCACGAGCGCCGACATCTTCCTCGACGACGTCACCGTCTCGCGCAAGCACGCGGAGTTCGTGCGTGAGGGCCGGCAGTTCGTGGTGCGGGACATCGGCTCGCTCAACGGCACGTACGTCAACCGGACGCGCATCGACGCCGTCGTGCTGCGCACCGGCGACGAGGTGCAGATCGGCAAGTACCGGATGACGTTCCACCCCAGCCCCCACCGTGACCCGTCCTGA
- a CDS encoding RNA polymerase-binding protein RbpA produces the protein MANRSLRGMRIGSHSMETEEGVDFAPRLQAHYDCPNGHTIILPFSVEADVPVVWECRCGAEALLRDADKPEAKAGKPPRTHWDMLLERRTVNELQELLDERLDLLRAGKLRRSA, from the coding sequence ATGGCCAACAGGTCCCTGCGCGGGATGCGCATCGGGTCCCACAGCATGGAGACGGAGGAGGGCGTCGACTTCGCCCCTCGTCTCCAGGCGCACTACGACTGTCCGAACGGGCACACCATCATCCTGCCGTTCTCCGTCGAGGCGGACGTGCCGGTGGTGTGGGAGTGCCGCTGCGGCGCCGAGGCGCTGCTGCGCGACGCCGACAAGCCCGAGGCGAAGGCGGGCAAGCCCCCGCGCACGCACTGGGACATGCTGCTCGAGCGCCGCACGGTCAACGAGCTGCAGGAGCTGCTCGACGAGCGCCTCGACCTGCTGCGTGCGGGCAAGCTGCGTCGCAGCGCCTGA
- a CDS encoding small basic family protein, with translation MIAVIGLVLGVLAGLFIEPTVPANLQPYLPIAVVAALDALFGGLRAYLDGIFDERVFLTSFLSNVVVAALIVFLGDQLGVGSQMTTAVIVVLGIRIFSNAASIRRHLFKA, from the coding sequence GTGATCGCCGTGATCGGGCTCGTGCTGGGCGTGCTCGCGGGGCTCTTCATCGAGCCGACGGTCCCCGCCAACCTGCAGCCCTACCTCCCGATCGCCGTCGTCGCGGCGCTGGACGCGCTCTTCGGCGGCCTGCGCGCGTACCTCGACGGGATCTTCGACGAGCGCGTGTTCCTCACCTCGTTCCTGTCCAACGTCGTCGTCGCGGCGCTCATCGTGTTCCTCGGCGACCAGCTCGGCGTCGGGTCGCAGATGACGACCGCGGTGATCGTCGTCCTCGGCATCCGTATCTTCTCGAACGCCGCGTCGATCCGCCGGCACCTGTTCAAGGCATGA
- a CDS encoding CDP-alcohol phosphatidyltransferase family protein produces MSQDVTGGPRVLTVPNIISMARLLLVPVFAWLVAQGHDAWALAVLLLAGASDWLDGVLARRMHQVTRLGQMLDPAADRLFILVTLVGLAWRGVVPVWLVVVLVLRDVVLAVLLVALARSGYPPLRVHLAGKAGTFAIMYAFPLLLLSEWPSPVGLVAGVLGWACALWGVALYWFAGALYLTQAASVMRRDARVRAAEAA; encoded by the coding sequence GTGAGCCAGGACGTGACGGGCGGCCCACGGGTGCTGACGGTGCCCAACATCATCAGCATGGCGCGGCTGCTCCTGGTACCGGTCTTCGCATGGCTCGTCGCGCAGGGGCACGACGCGTGGGCGCTGGCGGTCCTGCTGCTCGCCGGTGCGAGCGACTGGCTCGACGGCGTCCTGGCTCGCCGGATGCACCAGGTGACGCGGCTGGGCCAGATGCTCGACCCGGCTGCGGACCGCCTGTTCATCCTCGTGACGCTCGTCGGCCTCGCGTGGCGCGGTGTGGTGCCCGTCTGGCTGGTCGTCGTGCTCGTGCTGCGCGACGTCGTGCTCGCGGTGCTGCTGGTCGCGCTCGCCCGCTCCGGCTACCCGCCGCTGCGCGTGCACCTCGCGGGCAAGGCCGGGACGTTCGCGATCATGTACGCGTTCCCGCTGCTCCTGCTCTCGGAATGGCCCTCGCCCGTCGGGCTCGTGGCCGGCGTCCTGGGGTGGGCGTGCGCCCTGTGGGGTGTCGCGCTCTACTGGTTCGCCGGTGCGCTGTACCTCACGCAGGCCGCCTCCGTCATGCGTCGTGACGCACGGGTCCGTGCTGCCGAGGCCGCGTGA
- a CDS encoding DUF881 domain-containing protein, whose product MTGADGSRPDLPEPPDGAQPLDDGPVIDPLDPLGLGDLPLDHVPLGELPPDLLGPSRRTDERVDDAVTVAVAPHEGAAGESVTGRDVTADAPEPAVAEERVPVGEERTGTPQEAPEAALRGPEDAGAASSAAPPSVPTSVVPRVVVRPPRSGWARLAHAMRPRTTQGQLITAGLCALLGFALVVQVRQATDTQLGSLRQNDLVRLLDETTTRTEELEREAFDLQRERDELLSGSDRQQAALDAARRTAAMQGILTGRLPATGPGVRITLTEPDGEIRPVTMLHVLEELRNAGAEAMELNGHRIIASSAFTGNRGAVELDGAAITSPFRWTVIGDPDTIAPALEIPGGAMAQVRGDGGRGTVEKSDRVEVTAVRVLPDPVHATPASDEP is encoded by the coding sequence ATGACCGGCGCGGACGGGTCGCGCCCCGACCTCCCCGAGCCGCCCGACGGCGCGCAGCCGCTGGACGACGGCCCCGTCATCGACCCGCTGGACCCCCTGGGCCTGGGCGACCTGCCGCTCGACCACGTCCCGCTCGGTGAGCTGCCGCCGGACCTGCTCGGGCCGTCGCGACGCACGGACGAGCGCGTGGACGACGCCGTCACCGTCGCTGTCGCACCGCACGAGGGGGCGGCGGGGGAGAGCGTCACGGGGCGGGACGTGACGGCCGACGCACCCGAGCCGGCCGTGGCGGAGGAACGCGTGCCCGTGGGTGAGGAGCGGACGGGAACCCCGCAGGAGGCGCCCGAGGCGGCCCTCCGCGGCCCCGAGGACGCCGGGGCGGCGAGCTCCGCCGCGCCACCGTCGGTGCCGACCTCCGTCGTGCCCCGCGTCGTGGTACGGCCGCCGAGATCCGGGTGGGCGCGGCTCGCGCACGCGATGCGGCCCCGCACCACCCAGGGCCAGCTCATCACGGCCGGGCTGTGCGCGCTGCTGGGCTTCGCGCTCGTCGTGCAGGTGCGCCAGGCCACCGACACCCAGCTCGGGTCGCTGCGCCAGAACGACCTCGTGCGGCTGCTCGACGAGACCACGACCCGCACCGAGGAGCTCGAGCGCGAGGCGTTCGACCTGCAGCGCGAGCGGGACGAGCTGCTCTCGGGCTCCGACAGGCAGCAGGCTGCGCTCGACGCTGCCCGGCGGACGGCGGCCATGCAGGGCATCCTCACAGGGCGGCTCCCCGCCACGGGTCCCGGCGTGCGCATCACGCTCACCGAGCCGGACGGGGAGATCCGGCCGGTGACGATGCTGCACGTGCTCGAGGAGCTGCGGAACGCCGGAGCCGAGGCGATGGAGCTCAACGGTCACCGGATCATCGCGAGCAGTGCGTTCACCGGCAACCGGGGCGCCGTGGAGCTCGACGGTGCCGCGATCACCTCACCGTTCCGCTGGACGGTCATCGGTGACCCCGACACCATCGCGCCCGCGCTGGAGATCCCCGGTGGCGCGATGGCGCAGGTCCGCGGCGACGGCGGACGCGGCACCGTCGAGAAGTCCGACCGCGTCGAGGTGACAGCGGTCCGCGTCCTGCCGGACCCCGTGCACGCGACCCCGGCGTCGGACGAGCCGTGA
- a CDS encoding ParA family protein gives MLVVGVCSLKGGVGKTSVTLGLASAALERGLRTLVVDLDPQGDSTMALGTVAGQGDVSTVLDAPSPQAVTAATAPSSWAEDGLDVLVGSERSVLHDRIDDSDVHRLRDALSWVSGYDLVLIDCPPSLGGLTRTGLAACDRAVVVTEPGLFAVMAVGRAMRTIDELRRGPAPSLQPLGIVVNRVRARSVEQAYRLQELQTLYGPLVLTPSVPERAALQQAQGAAQPVHVWPGAAAAELADVFDQLLDRALRAPRR, from the coding sequence GTGCTGGTCGTCGGTGTGTGCAGCCTCAAGGGTGGCGTGGGCAAGACGTCCGTGACGCTGGGACTGGCCTCGGCCGCCCTCGAACGGGGTCTGCGGACGCTCGTCGTGGACCTCGACCCGCAGGGCGACTCGACGATGGCCCTCGGCACGGTGGCCGGGCAGGGCGACGTCTCGACGGTGCTGGACGCCCCGTCGCCCCAGGCGGTCACGGCGGCCACGGCGCCGTCCTCGTGGGCCGAGGACGGCCTCGACGTGCTGGTGGGCTCCGAGCGGTCCGTGCTGCACGACCGCATCGACGACTCCGACGTCCACCGACTGCGCGACGCGCTGTCCTGGGTGAGCGGGTACGACCTGGTCCTCATCGACTGCCCGCCGTCGCTCGGCGGGCTCACCCGGACCGGGCTCGCCGCGTGCGACCGGGCCGTGGTGGTCACCGAGCCGGGCCTGTTCGCCGTGATGGCGGTCGGACGAGCGATGCGCACGATCGACGAGCTGCGCCGGGGCCCCGCACCGTCGCTGCAGCCCCTCGGCATCGTGGTCAACCGCGTGCGCGCCCGGTCGGTCGAGCAGGCCTACCGGCTCCAGGAGCTCCAGACGCTCTACGGCCCGTTGGTGCTCACTCCGAGCGTCCCGGAGCGCGCGGCGCTGCAGCAGGCCCAGGGCGCCGCGCAGCCGGTCCACGTGTGGCCCGGCGCGGCGGCCGCCGAGCTCGCCGACGTGTTCGACCAGCTGCTCGACCGCGCGCTGCGCGCGCCGCGTCGCTGA
- a CDS encoding MBL fold metallo-hydrolase, translating into MALTLTRLGHSCVRVETALGAFTIDPGSFSDVPAALAGVRDVLVTHVHPDHVDVAAVAAVDDVTVHAPAQVLDALREAGARTERLHAVAAGDRLDLAGVHVEVLGELHEAIHPDVPRPANVAYLLDGTVLHPGDSYTRPPSGTSVDVLLEPVGAPWLRLGDVVDHVRAVAPRRVVPVHDALLSDLGRASAVRFLTQLTQAEVVTLDVGRVLEVD; encoded by the coding sequence ATGGCACTCACGCTCACCCGTCTGGGGCACTCGTGCGTCCGCGTCGAGACGGCGCTCGGCGCGTTCACCATCGACCCCGGCTCCTTCAGCGACGTCCCGGCCGCCCTCGCGGGGGTCCGCGACGTCCTGGTCACCCACGTGCACCCCGACCACGTCGACGTCGCTGCGGTCGCTGCGGTCGACGACGTCACGGTGCACGCACCCGCGCAGGTGCTCGATGCGCTGCGGGAGGCCGGCGCCCGCACCGAGCGGCTGCACGCGGTGGCGGCAGGGGACCGGCTCGACCTCGCAGGTGTGCACGTCGAGGTGCTGGGGGAGCTCCACGAGGCGATCCACCCGGACGTGCCGCGTCCGGCGAACGTCGCCTACCTCCTCGACGGCACGGTGCTGCACCCGGGCGACTCGTACACCCGGCCGCCGTCCGGCACGTCGGTCGACGTGCTCCTCGAGCCCGTCGGAGCGCCGTGGCTGCGCCTCGGCGACGTCGTGGACCACGTGCGGGCCGTCGCGCCGCGGCGCGTCGTGCCGGTCCACGACGCGCTGCTCAGCGACCTCGGGCGCGCGAGCGCCGTGCGGTTCCTCACGCAGCTGACGCAGGCCGAGGTCGTCACGCTCGACGTCGGGCGCGTGCTGGAGGTCGACTGA
- a CDS encoding CoA-binding protein, with product MVTAPDEAHVVDDLLRTPRTWAVVGLSTNRARAAYGVAAYLQRLGHTIVPVHPSAPTVHGAPGHARLADLPAPPDVVDVFVNSSRAGAVVDAAVEVGARAVWLQPGVHDDAAVARARAAGLVVVQDTCPAVEGRARGLG from the coding sequence ATGGTCACGGCACCGGACGAGGCGCACGTCGTCGACGACCTGCTGCGCACGCCCCGCACATGGGCGGTCGTCGGCCTGTCGACCAACCGGGCGCGCGCCGCGTACGGCGTCGCGGCCTACCTGCAGCGGCTCGGCCACACCATCGTGCCGGTCCACCCGAGCGCGCCGACCGTGCACGGCGCGCCGGGCCACGCGCGCCTGGCCGACCTGCCCGCACCCCCCGACGTCGTCGACGTCTTCGTCAACAGCTCGCGGGCGGGCGCGGTCGTGGACGCGGCGGTCGAGGTCGGCGCGCGGGCCGTGTGGCTGCAGCCCGGGGTGCACGACGACGCGGCGGTCGCCCGTGCCCGGGCGGCCGGGCTCGTGGTCGTGCAGGACACGTGCCCGGCGGTCGAGGGTCGCGCACGCGGCCTCGGCTGA
- a CDS encoding bifunctional nuclease family protein: protein MVPVDVVGVRTHLADDEIVVLLLDPDAALLVPILIGPTEASAIAAAQAGIVPPRPMTHDLLRDALLAAGAPVHHVEITRLEDGVFHAALVLTSGRRVDARASDAIAVALRFACPVMCSAEVVALAGVEVRPAASEEDISQFRDFLEHVSAEDFETGLDPGAEGGPREC from the coding sequence ATGGTGCCGGTCGATGTCGTCGGCGTGCGCACGCACCTGGCCGACGACGAGATCGTCGTGCTGCTCCTCGACCCGGACGCGGCACTGCTCGTGCCGATCCTCATCGGCCCCACCGAGGCGTCGGCCATCGCCGCGGCGCAGGCGGGGATCGTGCCGCCCCGGCCCATGACCCACGACCTGCTGCGTGACGCACTGCTCGCCGCCGGTGCGCCGGTCCACCACGTGGAGATCACGCGGCTCGAGGACGGCGTCTTCCACGCCGCACTCGTCCTGACCTCGGGGCGGCGCGTCGACGCCCGGGCGTCGGACGCGATTGCCGTCGCCCTGCGTTTCGCGTGCCCGGTGATGTGCTCGGCGGAGGTCGTCGCTCTCGCGGGGGTCGAGGTGCGCCCGGCGGCGAGCGAGGAGGACATCTCGCAGTTCCGGGACTTCCTGGAGCACGTCTCGGCGGAGGACTTCGAGACCGGTCTCGACCCCGGTGCCGAGGGTGGGCCGCGCGAGTGCTGA
- a CDS encoding fatty acid desaturase family protein, with the protein MSPTPAAAIREGGTRVRERVVSDFTTLSRTVEAAGLLRRRHGYYWTRFAVLTVLIAGAVAALVLGGASWWQLLTAAVLAFLLGQVMFLGHDAAHRQIFDSGRWNDWASLVIANLYAGMSYGWWQHKHSRHHAKPNQIGADPDIKTGALVHHLEDLEKPRTGIKGWYTQRQGWLFFPLLLLEGLNLHVSGVKTIFGRGPVKRRPVEIAFVTLRLGGYLALVFWVLPVGMAFAFLGVQLGLFGLYMGAVFAPNHKGMPIVPRDAKVDFLRRQVLMSRNVRGGRLVDLFMGGLNYQIEHHLFPSMPRPHLRRVQPTVKAFCAERGIDYTETSMLESYGIVIRHLNKVGLAARDPFQCPLTEQYRSVR; encoded by the coding sequence ATGTCCCCCACCCCCGCAGCAGCGATCCGCGAGGGCGGCACTCGCGTCCGTGAGCGCGTCGTCAGCGACTTCACCACGCTCAGCCGCACCGTCGAGGCCGCCGGGCTCCTGCGTCGGCGGCACGGGTACTACTGGACGCGCTTCGCCGTGCTCACGGTCCTGATCGCCGGGGCCGTCGCCGCGTTGGTCCTCGGCGGAGCCTCCTGGTGGCAGCTGCTGACAGCCGCCGTGCTCGCGTTCCTGCTGGGCCAGGTGATGTTCCTCGGCCACGACGCGGCGCACCGGCAGATCTTCGACTCCGGCCGCTGGAACGACTGGGCCAGCCTGGTCATCGCCAACCTGTACGCCGGGATGAGCTACGGCTGGTGGCAGCACAAGCACTCGCGGCACCACGCCAAGCCCAACCAGATCGGCGCGGACCCGGACATCAAGACCGGCGCGCTCGTCCACCACCTCGAGGACCTGGAGAAGCCCCGCACCGGCATCAAGGGCTGGTACACCCAGCGCCAGGGCTGGCTGTTCTTCCCGCTGCTCCTCCTCGAGGGCCTGAACCTGCACGTCTCCGGCGTGAAGACGATCTTCGGCCGTGGACCGGTGAAGCGTCGGCCCGTGGAGATCGCGTTCGTCACGCTGCGCCTCGGCGGCTATCTCGCGCTGGTGTTCTGGGTACTGCCCGTCGGCATGGCGTTCGCGTTCCTCGGTGTGCAGCTCGGACTGTTCGGGCTCTACATGGGGGCCGTGTTCGCGCCGAACCACAAGGGCATGCCGATCGTCCCGCGCGACGCCAAGGTCGACTTCCTGCGCCGGCAGGTGCTGATGAGCCGCAACGTCCGAGGCGGGCGTCTCGTGGACCTGTTCATGGGCGGCCTGAACTACCAGATCGAGCACCACCTCTTCCCGAGCATGCCGCGGCCCCACCTCCGGCGCGTGCAGCCGACGGTCAAGGCGTTCTGCGCCGAGCGCGGGATCGACTACACCGAGACGTCGATGCTCGAGTCCTACGGGATCGTCATCCGCCACCTCAACAAGGTCGGTCTGGCGGCACGCGACCCGTTCCAGTGCCCGCTGACCGAGCAGTACCGCTCCGTGCGCTGA
- a CDS encoding MerR family transcriptional regulator → MSAVHELEADDAPHEPWPQGISRRATMRISDVLAALRIEFPTVTTSKLRFLEEQGLVDPVRTPSGYRQYSPADVERLRYVLTQQRDRYMPLKVIGERLAALDAGLDTETPARARLATSDGVAPSADRLTAERLAHEAGVDVSLVEDLVAQGVLRPGPRGVFDPWAREVVTVAASLADHGIDARHLRTFRAAAERQVDLVEQVVAPWRGQRSVSSRARAGTLAAEVGELCARMHTALVRSAVHDLAP, encoded by the coding sequence GTGAGCGCCGTCCACGAGCTGGAGGCGGACGACGCACCGCACGAGCCGTGGCCCCAGGGCATCTCGCGCCGCGCCACCATGCGGATCTCCGACGTGCTCGCCGCGCTGCGCATCGAGTTCCCGACCGTCACGACGTCCAAGCTCCGCTTCCTCGAGGAGCAGGGGCTCGTCGACCCGGTGCGGACCCCGTCGGGCTACCGGCAGTACTCGCCCGCCGACGTCGAGCGGCTGCGCTACGTCCTGACGCAGCAGCGCGACCGGTACATGCCGCTGAAGGTCATCGGTGAGCGGCTCGCTGCGCTCGACGCCGGGCTGGACACCGAGACGCCGGCGCGCGCCCGCCTGGCGACGAGCGACGGCGTGGCGCCGTCAGCCGACCGGCTCACGGCCGAACGTCTCGCGCACGAGGCCGGCGTCGACGTCTCCCTCGTCGAGGACCTGGTGGCACAGGGCGTCCTGCGACCCGGGCCGCGGGGGGTCTTCGACCCCTGGGCGCGCGAGGTGGTCACCGTCGCGGCGTCGCTCGCCGACCACGGCATCGACGCGCGCCACCTGCGCACGTTCCGCGCCGCGGCGGAGCGGCAGGTCGACCTCGTCGAGCAGGTCGTCGCACCGTGGCGCGGCCAGCGCAGCGTGTCCTCGCGGGCGCGGGCGGGCACGCTCGCTGCCGAGGTGGGGGAGCTGTGCGCCCGGATGCATACCGCGCTCGTGCGCTCGGCGGTCCACGACCTGGCGCCCTGA
- a CDS encoding GNAT family N-acetyltransferase has translation MLIRQVDEDDWPTVREVRLRALRESSDAFGSSLAREEGFAESHWRMRLRTSTTWVALDDEGVPRGLVSLVQEPGSPEDDRHVVSLWVAPEVRRRGIGWSLLDAVVRGGAEQGASTVSLWVVDDNAQAVDLYVRAGFTRTGERQALPRDPERTEERYERHTDVAGLVGH, from the coding sequence GTGCTGATCCGACAGGTGGACGAGGACGACTGGCCGACCGTCCGTGAGGTCCGGCTCCGCGCGTTGCGCGAGTCGTCGGACGCGTTCGGGTCGTCGCTCGCACGCGAGGAAGGTTTCGCCGAGTCGCACTGGCGCATGCGTCTGCGCACGAGCACGACGTGGGTGGCGCTCGACGACGAGGGCGTGCCGCGTGGGCTGGTGTCGCTCGTCCAGGAGCCGGGCTCACCGGAGGACGACCGCCACGTCGTGTCGCTGTGGGTCGCGCCCGAGGTGCGCCGCCGTGGCATCGGGTGGTCGCTGCTCGACGCCGTGGTGCGCGGGGGAGCGGAGCAGGGCGCCTCGACGGTCTCGCTGTGGGTCGTCGACGACAACGCCCAGGCGGTCGACCTGTACGTCCGCGCAGGTTTCACGCGCACGGGGGAGCGGCAGGCGCTGCCGCGCGACCCGGAGCGCACCGAGGAGCGCTACGAGCGCCACACCGACGTCGCCGGCCTGGTCGGGCACTGA